Genomic window (Kosakonia sp. BYX6):
CGCCGTGCTGTGGGGATCGCTGGTGCCGGTTGGCGTGGCTTTTCTGGCGGTTGTATTCGCGAAGCGGTAAAAAAAATCCCTCCGCGAAGGAGGGATTGGCATGTTTACTGATCGGCGGTTTTATCGAATTTGCCGAGCATTTCGCGCTCATACGCTTGCGCTTTTTTGCGGTCGAATTTGTGTTCCCACTTGGCAATGACCAGCACCGCCAGCGCGTTACCCACCACGTTCAACGCGGTACGCGCCATATCGAGGATACGGTCAACACCGGCGATAAACGCCAGGCCTTCCAGCGGAATACCCACACTGCCAAGCGTCGCCAGCAGCACCACAAACGACACGCCCGGCACACCCGCGATACCTTTTGAAGTCACCATCAGCGTCAGCACGAGGATGATTTCCTGCCACAAAGAGAGATCGATACCGTAAAGCTGCGCGATAAAAATCGCCGCAATGCTCTGGTACAGCGTCGAACCATCGAGGTTGAAGGAGTAACCGGTCGGCACCACGAAACTGGTGATCGACGCCGGTGCGCCGTAGGCTTCCATCTTTTCGATAATGCGCGGCAGCACACTTTCGGAGCTGGCTGTCGAGTACGCGAGAATCAGTTCGTCTTTCAGGATGCGAATCAAAATCCAGATGCTCAGCCCGCAGATGCGCGCCACCAGACCCAACACCACCAGCGCGAAGAACAGAATGGCGAAATAGACCAGAATCACCAGCTTCGCCAGCGGCCACAGCGAGGCGAAACCAAAGTTTGCCACCGTGACCGAGATCAGCGCGAACACGCCGACCGGCGCATAGCGCATCACCATATGGGTAACTTTAAACATGGTTTCGGAAATGGAGCGGAACACGGTGACCAGCGGTTCGCGGTGCGTGGCGGGCAGTGAAGAAAGCCCCAGACCAAACAGTACCGAGAAGAAGATGATCGGCAGCATATCGCCTTTCGCCATCGACGCGATGATATTGGTCGGCACCAACGACAAAATCGTCCCCATCAGGCCGTGGGCGTGGCTTTGCACATCCGCGGTGGTGCTTTGGTATTTCGAAATATCCACTGTCGCCAGCTGCGACATATCAATCCCCGCGCCCGGCTGGAAGACATTCGCCAGCGTGATGCCAAGGATGATAGCAACCGTAGTGATCACTTCGAAATAGATGATGGTTTTCGCGCCGATACGGCCAAGCTGTTTCGCGTCACCAACGCCAGCAATGCCAACAATTAATGTCGAGATGACAATCGGCACCACAATCATTTTGATCAGATGGATAAAGATATCGCCCGCCGGAGACAGGAGATTCGCAATCAGCCATTCGCGGCTGTCGCTCTGATAATGCAAGTAACTACCCAGAAGAATACCCAGCACCAGGGCCAGCAAAATCTGCCAGGCCAGGCTGACTTTCATGTTTTTCATAACTACAGACATCCTCAATGAAGCACCATTCCATGCTCAGGAACGACACATACTGAAAGGGTATGGTTAGCGTCGCACGGTA
Coding sequences:
- the gltP gene encoding glutamate/aspartate:proton symporter GltP, with translation MKNMKVSLAWQILLALVLGILLGSYLHYQSDSREWLIANLLSPAGDIFIHLIKMIVVPIVISTLIVGIAGVGDAKQLGRIGAKTIIYFEVITTVAIILGITLANVFQPGAGIDMSQLATVDISKYQSTTADVQSHAHGLMGTILSLVPTNIIASMAKGDMLPIIFFSVLFGLGLSSLPATHREPLVTVFRSISETMFKVTHMVMRYAPVGVFALISVTVANFGFASLWPLAKLVILVYFAILFFALVVLGLVARICGLSIWILIRILKDELILAYSTASSESVLPRIIEKMEAYGAPASITSFVVPTGYSFNLDGSTLYQSIAAIFIAQLYGIDLSLWQEIILVLTLMVTSKGIAGVPGVSFVVLLATLGSVGIPLEGLAFIAGVDRILDMARTALNVVGNALAVLVIAKWEHKFDRKKAQAYEREMLGKFDKTADQ